The DNA window CTTATGAGGTCTGATTTGACTCAAGATCATGTTTCTTCATGTTGATTGTAAATAATACTTACTAGACCTGGAAGTATTgagatctgttttttttttaaaaaaaattgattattccTCTCCTCCTTAAGCATATTCTAGTTACAGCTTTTTTGCAAGCAAATTCAGATGTCTGCTTCACAGCTTGCTCTCTCCTTTTACCTTTCAATGGGCCAGCAATGGAATGCCGACCAAATTTTATTGAGAAAATGAACAGCAAGATTACAGTGTTACAGTAGGGACAAAAACATAGTTGTTGAGGCAACAGCCGAAGGCCAGTCTCTAGGTACCAGCCCACACCTTGGTTACAACGAGAACTGCTAGCTAGCACTACTAGGAACACCTCCTGAATATTCCTTCTTcttttacttataaattgtttaacataattttaaatttgatacTAACTTGACCAAACTAACTGataagtaatatttatattgtattctACATATgtgatatttattaattattttaaaactctaattttagttaattctaaattgtattcctatagactctaaattcatcttctaatatttcttatttctcAATTCCGAATTCATGTTGTTTACAAATTTTATTCCACTATTGACTCTAAAcccttctttcaatattccttgttttagttatttctaaattttatttcttttttttaattttgaatttctctTAGTtacaaattgtatttttatcaTATGGAatctaaacttatctttcaatatttattttttttaattccgattcTAGTTATTTTCAAATTGTATTCATATGTGGACTTTAGACTCGTTTTGTACTATTTCTTATTTTTCCAATTTCGAATTTTTGCTTCTTCtaagttgtatttctatatctatatggactctagaattatctttcaatatttcttattataaatttcgaattttagttttttctaagttgtttttctatatggactctaaattctatttttttaatttcgaatttcagttatatCTAAATTGTATATgcatttctatatagactctaaacttatctttaatattccttatttttaatttcgaatttcaattatttctaaattgtattcatatatggattctatacttctttttcaatattccttagTTATTTCTAAGTTCTACTTCTATTTGCTCTCTAATCTCttattttgattttctttttttttttctgaattttaattagctctaaattgtatttcctatatggactctagtcttctcttccaatattccttattttctaattctgaatttttaaataatatttctatatggactctacttttttctttttctccgattaatgtgggaatttctatgCCGTGAGAGcaaacgtggaggctcctttttatattactttaataagttaatagatagatTGTTTACTTCATAGCCTGCAAAATTTACTGGtagttttgctaaaaaaatttcactgGTAGCTAGGCTGGTAACTGCAAAAACTTACTCCTAAATTTTCCTTTTGAATACCTTCTCCGTTTTTGCTCCGTAGCCCATCCAGGATCCAGCACTACACTTTTAGAGGAAtaaaacaatcatatataattcCTGCAAAACTGTTTTGGAATTCCAAACAGGGTCTGCACTCTTCAGTTCCATGCAGTACTGTGAATTTCCAAACGGTACCTTGAGTCTTAAGAGTTAAGTCCCCACTTTGATGATCTCTCCTTCTACTGGAGAGAAAGAGCTTTCAATTCCAATACCAATTTTGATTTCAACATAGGAGAAAATTGTGAAGACTACTTGTTCTTTTGTCCTTAACAtggttttaaatttgttttttcagtcTTCAGTTCCAGGTGACATCAAAAGAAAGTGTTCGTAGTCAAGTCCACGAAGCATATTTTTCTCAAAACAACATGTAAAACTCTAGACATGGTTCCTTTTCTAGGTCCTTACCACCTAATGTGGAGTGCAGGACATCCACTAATTTTCTGTTCATACAAAATGAACAGAAAATGATCGGTAGCTACAAAAGCTCTTGTGTAATCCGCCAATGGCTGTTTGTAAAACAAATCATTCACTATATAACGTTATCTTTGGTCTTATTTTATATGTTCTGTTTACCATATGCAACTTATGAGGTTTGATCCCTTTTTTCAATTTGTTAATGCTTCTCCTCCTTAAAACTTATCTTTGTCTATTTATAGGTTTACTCGGCTCCCTTGTACTGCATGTTCTAGTACAGCATTTTTGCAAGCAAATTCAGATATccgctctctttttttttttttgttccaatgGGCCTCGATGGAATGCCAGCCAAAGTTTATTAAGAAATGGAGAGCAAGGTTACAGTAGGGACAACAAACAACATAGTTGTTGAGGCAACAGCCATGTAAGGCCAGCCTCTGGAAACCATCCCACACATTGGTTACAACGACACAACTGCTAGCTAGTACTTCTAGAGTACCCAGCTTTGCTCTCTGCTAGATCAATCCGCAAGGTTGGTATGAGTGATCTTTTATGCTATTGCGATAACATCATACTTCAATATCTTTTCATCTATTCGTAGTTCTCCAATAGTATTCTAATGCTACCGTTCTTTCTCTTCTAGTAGCAGGACACCGTTTTACAGATTGGTAGCTCAAAATGGATGAGACGGTCAGATCTGCCATTGTTGGGGAGGCTATCAGAGGAATCTTTTCTGGTGTTATCAGCAAGTATGAGGATAATTCAAACGAAGGAGATAACATAGAGAGGCTGGAGATGGCGCAAATTAAGCTGGAGGCTGCGATTAAGACTTCCAACAAGTGGCAGATCACCGATACGCCGTTGCTACGTTGGCAGAAGAAACTGAAGCGCGCGTCTCAAGAATGTGATGATACGTTGCGCAAATGCAAGCAACGCGCTCTAGAAGACAAAGAAATCGAAGTGCAGGTCAAGCAATCCTCATTTCCTAGACGTGTTGCTCATGCAACCAAATCTTTCGTCGTCTCATTCATCGGCCACAATAATGATGGCTACTCAAGCAACGCTGTTGTTCGAAGATTTGAGAGGATTGCAGATAGTGCTGACAGTTTTCTGAGGTTTGTGCAGCTAGGCGGGAGACCACGGCAATATTTGTTCTTTGACCCTCTTATTGCGCATCTTTTCGCAGGCAAATCTCTAAGATATCAAACATTGCATGATGGAAGTCAATACCATTTCTTCAGTATACGCCCTATGAGTTTTGAGGAGCGTGGACTAGAGGCCATGCTGTTCTTTGTCTATGAAGATTGCAAGGTGCCCAAGAACAGTTTTCGGTTAGGATTCATACTGCGTCTTTCAGAAAGTACAGACGTCATGGGAATTACAGTCAAATGCTTACAGTCAGTCACACCTCACTTCAAGTCCACAGCCGAGATTGTTGTCAGGGAACTCACTCAGCTCCCTACGCAAGATTTCTCATGGTTGCCACCATACCATGAATATGGAAGCATGGAACACTGGGACAATGTTCAGACCACCTTGACTCAATGGTTCCGGCCAGATCCATTGTGCTGCTCCAAAGGATACATTCCtgcttgcagcagcagcagctacacAAAAAGTAGTAGTCTGTCAAGCATATTTCCAGAACCAGTCATTCAAGTATTTTTGCAGTGTCACATCTCACTGTCTGAATACAACAACTTGCAAGGATCATCAATCATCAGATACGGCACATCTTCACTGGAGAAATTCCCTCTTTTGAAGCTTTGGTTTCTCTTCATGCCACATGACTCTGTTGAAGACCTGGAACCTACTAGCGCAGCCGAGAGCTATGCATTAGAAGCAATCGATGGAGAGAAGCAGCAGAAGGGGCATGTAGATGTTCATCCTCACCAACTGGACGAGATGTTGCTGCCCAAGGCAATCAACTACCTTTACCACAATGCTGAGGCAACGACATACCAGATGTACTGGAAATCCAAACATGGCAGTGCACACCTAAGTGTGGAGAAGACAAGCATGGCGACACCTCCACAAGCTCGCAGAACCACGCGGCGGCAAGGCAGGATGAACAAGATCAGGGGGCTTCAAATGCAGGAGCAGATAAAGAATGGGCAGTGTTGGAAGCAGGTAGCGAGAGATTTCCTCAAATTCTTGGATCTGCGTTCGTCAGATAATTTGCTGGGCTTGTTCATGGCATGGCTCAATCATAGAAACTAAAAGATTTATTATGAGGAGGTTAAACCAAGTACTGAAAGATCGAACGGCTTATGTTGTCTGCAAGGGAAATCGTACAGTCCTTGTTTCTTACATGATGTGGCCACGGTAATTTTGCAAGAAATTTTACTTCTTTCCCTAATTTAGATTTCCACGTGAACTATCTGCAAATAATATTTGCGtgactatatatgtttgtagCCAATCTAGCATACAAAACTCTGATAGCCATTTCTGTACAATTGCTGTGAAACTCATGTACTACTGTATTTGGGGGATTTGATTTCCCTCTTGTTCTGAACAAAGCGGCCTTTTCTACATATACTATACTGTCGTAGTATGTTGTATCTTCAGGTACAAAGACTTTTCAGTGTCTTGCAGATGGTTTCAGTTATCGTGAAGTTTCATTCttcattcatccatccatcctgcTCATTTCCTGTTTGCATAAAAATGGTGGCGATTGATGGCTTGGATCATGCTTTGTTGGATCGATCAGGGGTCCATGCTGGTCCAGTGATAAGGACACTGTATGTGCAGCAGCATGTAGCCATGTCTGCACTGCATGGCAAAGACAGAGACATGCAACAGAAGGTGACGCTTCTCTGGACTTATAAATTGAATCAGATCTCAGCCTTCTCTGGTTGTTGGTTGGCACAGTATGAACCTGAAATGCCTCTCATCTTATCTCTGCAAGTTTGTTATGGCACTAGTTTTACCTCAAAATTCAATCAAGAACTCAATCTGGAAGCTTATATTCTCGTGTACAAAATGCACCCAAGCTACACATTGTTATCTCCGATTTGATTGCTTGATTAGATTCAATTTGAACAAACTTGGTAGTGCTGTCTCAGGTGA is part of the Oryza glaberrima chromosome 4, OglaRS2, whole genome shotgun sequence genome and encodes:
- the LOC127770094 gene encoding uncharacterized protein LOC127770094, with protein sequence MDETVRSAIVGEAIRGIFSGVISKYEDNSNEGDNIERLEMAQIKLEAAIKTSNKWQITDTPLLRWQKKLKRASQECDDTLRKCKQRALEDKEIEVQVKQSSFPRRVAHATKSFVVSFIGHNNDGYSSNAVVRRFERIADSADSFLRFVQLGGRPRQYLFFDPLIAHLFAGKSLRYQTLHDGSQYHFFSIRPMSFEERGLEAMLFFVYEDCKVPKNSFRLGFILRLSESTDVMGITVKCLQSVTPHFKSTAEIVVRELTQLPTQDFSWLPPYHEYGSMEHWDNVQTTLTQWFRPDPLCCSKGYIPACSSSSYTKSSSLSSIFPEPVIQVFLQCHISLSEYNNLQGSSIIRYGTSSLEKFPLLKLWFLFMPHDSVEDLEPTSAAESYALEAIDGEKQQKGHVDVHPHQLDEMLLPKAINYLYHNAEATTYQMYWKSKHGSAHLSVEKTSMATPPQARRTTRRQGRMNKIRGLQMQEQIKNGQCWKQVARDFLKFLDLRSSDNLLGLFMAWLNHRN